One Osmerus eperlanus chromosome 24, fOsmEpe2.1, whole genome shotgun sequence DNA window includes the following coding sequences:
- the gabra5 gene encoding gamma-aminobutyric acid receptor subunit alpha-5 encodes MGDGMRCGSAMTRLWVYVGLVSITWRLSFSQISTGTPKEAELNDNITIFTRILDGLLDGYDNRLRPGLGEKVTEIKTNIFVTSFGPVSDTEMEYTIDVFFRQSWKDERLCFKGPMEMLPLNNLLASNIWTPDTFFLNGKKSIAHNMTTPNKLLRLKDDGTLLYTMRLTISAECPMQLEDFPMDAHACPLKFGSYAYPVSEVVYTWTQGAAKSVVVAEEGSRLNQYHLIGQTAGTEDIYTSRGQYTVMMAHFYLKRKIGYFVIQTYMPCFMTVILSQVSFWLNRESVPARTVFGVTTVLTMTTLSISARNSLPKVAYATAMDWFIAVCYAFVFSALIEFATVNYFTKRSWAWDGKKALEAQQPKKKDPMALSKKPNNACSSGVNYTPNISKDSSISTISNSTAVQLKPAETKAPDPKKTYNSVSKIDKMSRIVFPVLFGTFNLVYWATYLNREPVIKGADSPT; translated from the exons ATGGGCGATGGGATGCGCTGCGGCTCTGCAATGACGAGGCTGTGGGTTTATGTCGGGCTTGTCAGCATCACCTGGCGTCTGAG CTTCTCCCAGATATCAACTGGAACTCCCAAAGAGGCAGAACTTAATGACAACATTACCATTTTTACCCGAATCCTTGACGGATTGCTGGACGGCTATGACAACAGACTCCGCCCCGGTCTGGGAG AGAAGGTGACTGAGATCAAGACAAACATCTTCGTCACCAGCTTCGGACCGGTCTCAGACACTGAGATG GAATACACCATCGACGTCTTTTTCCGCCAGAGCTGGAAGGACGAGCGCCTGTGCTTCAAGGGTCCCATGGAGATGCTCCCCCTGAACAACCTGCTGGCCAGCAACATCTGGACGCCCGACACCTTCTTCCTCAACGGGAAGAAGTCCATCGCCCACAACATGACCACCCCCAACAAGCTGCTGCGCCTGAAGGACGACGGGACGCTGCTCTACACCATGAG acTGACCATCTCGGCTGAGTGTCCCATGCAGCTGGAGGACTTCCCCATGGACGCTCACGCTTGTCCACTCAAGTTCGGAAGCT ATGCATATCCTGTCTCAGAGGTGGTCTACACGTGGACTCAGGGAGCCGCCAAGTCTGTGGTGGTGGCGGAGGAGGGCTCCAGGCTCAACCAGTACCACCTCATTGGTCAGACCGCTGGGACAGAGGATATCTACACCAGCCGAG GTCAGTACACAGTGATGATGGCCCACTTCTACCTGAAGAGGAAGATTGGCTACTTTGTCATCCAGACGTACATGCCTTGTTTCATGACTGTAATCCTGTCCCAGGTGTCCTTCTGGCTCAATCGCGAGTCTGTGCCCGCCAGAACCGTCTTTG GAGTCACGACCGTGCTCACCATGACCACCCTCAGCATCAGCGCCCGTAACTCGCTCCCCAAGGTGGCCTACGCCACGGCCATGGACTGGTTCATCGCCGTCTGCTACGCCTTCGTGTTCTCCGCCCTCATCGAGTTTGCCACCGTCAACTACTTCACCAAGCGGAGCTGGGCCTGGGACGGGAAGAAGGCTCTGGAAGCCCAGCAGCcgaag AAAAAGGACCCCATGGCTCTGTCTAAGAAGCCAAACAACGCTTGTTCGTCGGGGGTGAACTACACGCCCAATATCAGCAAGGACAGCTCCATCTCCACCATCTCCAACAGCACAGCCGTCCAGCTCAAACCCGCCGAGACCAAGGCCCCGGATCCGAAAAAGACTTACAACAGCGTGAGCAAGATTGACAAGATGTCCAGGATAGTTTTCCCGGTTCTCTTTGGAACATTTAACCTGGTCTACTGGGCCACGTATCTTAACAGGGAGCCTGTGATTAAAGGAGCAGATTCCCCAACATAA